A portion of the Acidobacteriota bacterium genome contains these proteins:
- a CDS encoding MBL fold metallo-hydrolase encodes MRVCVLGSGSAGNATLLVAGETRVLIDCGLSARETIRRIQSVGEDPARLDAIVITHEHGDHARGLGMLSKQYGTPVYVSTATLEACNLADKSKYVRRGEAITCSQDFEIGAFRFSPFKIPHDAADPMAFTVEAGGTKMGIAVDLGYINNLAADRFRGCDLLIIEANYETEMLRACTYYPWALKQRIMGRHGHTSNDEMARYLTEDFDGKAQHIVLAHLSQNTNHPDVARLAAINALQARAPLFSANAEQRVKVAPYDRPAEWIEL; translated from the coding sequence ATGCGTGTTTGCGTTTTAGGCAGTGGCAGTGCGGGCAATGCGACCTTGTTGGTCGCCGGTGAAACTCGCGTGTTGATTGATTGCGGATTGAGCGCACGCGAAACCATTCGACGCATTCAATCTGTTGGCGAAGACCCTGCGCGGCTGGATGCCATCGTCATCACCCACGAACACGGGGACCATGCCCGTGGCCTCGGAATGCTTTCCAAGCAATATGGTACGCCGGTTTACGTCTCCACAGCGACGCTCGAAGCTTGCAATCTTGCCGATAAAAGCAAATACGTTCGTCGCGGCGAAGCCATCACATGTTCGCAAGATTTCGAAATCGGGGCGTTCCGCTTCAGCCCGTTCAAGATTCCGCACGATGCCGCCGATCCGATGGCGTTCACCGTCGAAGCTGGGGGCACCAAAATGGGAATCGCCGTTGATCTGGGTTACATCAACAATTTGGCGGCGGACCGGTTTCGCGGCTGCGATTTGCTGATTATCGAAGCCAATTACGAAACCGAAATGCTGCGCGCGTGCACGTATTACCCGTGGGCATTGAAACAACGAATCATGGGACGGCATGGCCACACGTCGAACGACGAAATGGCGCGCTATTTGACGGAAGATTTCGACGGCAAAGCCCAGCACATCGTGCTGGCGCATTTGTCGCAAAACACGAATCATCCCGATGTCGCGCGGCTGGCGGCGATCAACGCCCTGCAAGCGCGCGCGCCGCTGTTTTCCGCCAACGCCGAACAACGCGTCAAAGTCGCGCCGTACGACCGACCGGCTGAGTGGATTGAGCTATGA
- a CDS encoding argininosuccinate synthase gives MSNPIKRVALAYSGGLDTSIIIPWLKENYHCEVVAIAGDVGQAEELDGLTDKALKTGAVECYVEDLRHEFITEYIWPTLKAGAVYEHKYLLGTSFARPVIAKRQVEIAKQTGCTALAHGCTGKGNDQVRFELTFKALAPEMEVIAPWREWDIVSREDAIDYATERQIPITASREKIYSHDRNIWHLSHEGGILEDPANEPEESMFELTVAPEKAPDAPEYVEIGFESGVPVSVNGEALDPIPLIEKLNQIGGRHGCGRVDLVENRLVGMKSRGVYETPGGTLLLAALRELESLCLDRESAHYKEIIAHKYAEMVYFGQWFTPLREAIDAFVNTLMAPVSGTCKLKLYKGNVIVAGRTSPNTLYRPDLASFTMGASYDQKDAAGFINILGLPLKVKALTQK, from the coding sequence TTGAGCAATCCCATCAAACGTGTCGCGCTGGCGTATTCCGGCGGACTCGATACCTCGATCATTATTCCCTGGCTGAAGGAAAACTATCACTGCGAAGTCGTCGCCATCGCGGGCGATGTCGGCCAAGCCGAAGAGTTGGACGGCCTGACGGATAAAGCGCTGAAAACCGGCGCAGTGGAATGTTACGTCGAAGACCTGCGCCACGAATTCATCACCGAATACATCTGGCCTACGTTGAAAGCCGGAGCCGTATACGAACACAAATATCTGCTGGGCACGTCCTTCGCGCGCCCGGTCATCGCCAAACGCCAGGTCGAAATCGCCAAACAAACCGGCTGCACGGCGCTGGCACATGGGTGCACGGGCAAAGGCAACGACCAGGTTCGTTTTGAGCTGACGTTCAAAGCGCTGGCTCCGGAAATGGAAGTCATCGCTCCGTGGCGCGAATGGGACATCGTTTCCCGCGAAGATGCGATTGATTACGCCACCGAACGTCAAATCCCGATCACCGCCAGCCGCGAAAAGATTTACTCCCACGACCGTAATATCTGGCATTTGTCGCACGAAGGTGGCATTTTGGAAGACCCAGCCAACGAACCAGAAGAATCCATGTTTGAGTTGACCGTCGCGCCGGAAAAAGCGCCGGACGCACCGGAATACGTCGAAATCGGGTTTGAAAGCGGTGTTCCTGTCAGCGTCAATGGCGAAGCGCTCGATCCGATTCCGTTGATTGAAAAGCTGAATCAGATTGGCGGGCGTCACGGTTGCGGGCGCGTGGATTTGGTCGAAAACCGCCTGGTCGGCATGAAATCGCGCGGCGTATATGAAACGCCGGGCGGAACTTTGTTACTGGCCGCGTTGCGCGAACTGGAATCGCTCTGCCTGGACCGCGAATCGGCGCATTACAAGGAAATCATCGCCCACAAATACGCCGAGATGGTGTATTTCGGCCAATGGTTCACTCCCCTGCGCGAAGCGATTGATGCTTTCGTCAACACATTGATGGCGCCGGTCAGCGGCACGTGCAAACTGAAACTGTACAAGGGCAACGTCATTGTCGCCGGACGCACTTCGCCAAACACGCTGTATCGTCCCGATCTGGCGTCGTTCACGATGGGCGCCAGCTATGATCAAAAAGACGCCGCAGGCTTCATCAACATTCTGGGTTTACCGCTGAAAGTCAAAGCGTTGACGCAGAAATAA
- a CDS encoding response regulator transcription factor, with the protein MSKPIRLVVADDSHFAREALRHLLAKESSIELAAEARSGEEALALIEQYRPDVVLLDISMDKPDAGFEVARQLRQRKSPAKVLFWSGQDYSDALLREFVHRALELGAAGFIVKSVSSDEIIDAIKTAGGGQRHFSSSLTKYLLDLRDGATAIEARFPSLRELGETDYRILLLLAEAKTSKEIAAELQLSPRTVENHLNDLRDKLDLKGHHHLMKFAIEHKTDLLAAFSSRE; encoded by the coding sequence ATGAGCAAACCCATTCGTCTTGTGGTCGCCGACGATTCTCACTTCGCGCGCGAAGCCCTGCGCCACTTGTTGGCCAAAGAGTCGTCCATCGAACTGGCGGCGGAAGCAAGAAGCGGCGAAGAGGCTTTAGCGCTGATCGAACAATATCGTCCGGACGTTGTTCTGCTCGACATCAGTATGGATAAGCCCGATGCCGGTTTTGAGGTTGCGCGCCAATTGCGGCAGCGAAAATCGCCCGCCAAAGTGCTCTTCTGGTCGGGGCAGGATTATTCCGACGCCCTGCTGCGGGAATTCGTTCATCGCGCGCTGGAACTGGGCGCGGCGGGCTTCATCGTCAAATCAGTCTCTTCCGACGAGATCATTGACGCCATCAAAACCGCCGGCGGCGGCCAGCGTCACTTCAGCAGCAGTTTGACCAAATACCTGCTCGACCTGCGCGATGGCGCGACGGCAATCGAAGCGCGATTTCCAAGCCTGCGCGAGCTTGGCGAGACGGATTACCGCATCCTGCTCCTGCTGGCCGAAGCCAAAACCAGCAAGGAAATCGCCGCCGAACTCCAGCTTTCTCCCCGCACGGTGGAAAACCACCTGAACGACCTCCGCGACAAACTCGACCTCAAAGGCCATCACCATCTGATGAAATTCGCCATCGAACACAAAACCGACCTGCTCGCGGCTTTCAGCTCCAGGGAGTAA
- a CDS encoding ankyrin repeat domain-containing protein — MKLGFLFVCLIALFFIVNLALAAAPDDLLLKAAKKGDIAQLEALLRGGANVNSADEKGRTALIEAAAEGQTQAVKLLLQSGAKPNLQDKESVTALLVATAKGHIETVRALLAAGAAVNFKHKAGLTALMLAAGQGHTEVVRLLLAQGAEIGAKSDLGFDALCYVSHDRYFAITRGRWRDGMPKHPDTIRVLLDAGASPAATLCFIDPDYLAKAPNSFAILPVEDLRTADEKKSALELPAKLAEALVKEFKIRKYKVLPAVEAQKKLPAATGTNSEPHIEASVACAAVGTDAILQVQLLASKARSYGVVDVSGIAVATSLTDCKSSHILWKDWNVYGESRGFIIARFVSGARMIASAMVTQLPRHPK; from the coding sequence ATGAAGCTGGGATTTCTCTTCGTCTGCCTGATCGCCCTTTTTTTCATCGTTAACCTGGCGCTCGCTGCCGCCCCAGATGATCTTCTGCTCAAAGCCGCAAAAAAGGGTGACATCGCGCAGCTTGAGGCGCTCTTGCGTGGCGGGGCCAATGTGAATTCCGCTGACGAGAAAGGCCGTACCGCATTGATTGAGGCGGCGGCGGAGGGACAAACTCAAGCAGTAAAACTCTTGCTCCAAAGCGGTGCCAAGCCAAATCTTCAGGATAAAGAGAGTGTAACTGCGCTTTTAGTCGCAACAGCGAAAGGACATATCGAAACTGTTAGGGCTTTATTAGCTGCTGGCGCGGCAGTGAACTTCAAACACAAAGCCGGGCTGACCGCGCTAATGTTGGCTGCCGGTCAGGGCCATACTGAGGTCGTCCGATTACTGTTAGCGCAAGGGGCTGAAATCGGAGCAAAATCCGACCTCGGATTTGATGCGTTATGTTATGTCTCGCATGACAGATACTTTGCCATCACCCGGGGGCGCTGGCGCGACGGTATGCCAAAACATCCCGATACTATTCGGGTATTGCTTGACGCTGGTGCTTCGCCTGCCGCCACCCTCTGCTTCATTGATCCTGATTACTTGGCGAAAGCGCCCAATTCTTTCGCCATTCTTCCAGTTGAAGACCTTCGGACGGCAGACGAAAAGAAATCAGCTTTGGAACTCCCGGCGAAATTGGCCGAAGCGCTCGTCAAAGAATTCAAAATACGGAAGTACAAAGTTCTGCCTGCTGTGGAAGCTCAAAAGAAGCTACCCGCTGCAACCGGCACCAATTCGGAACCGCACATTGAGGCGAGTGTGGCCTGTGCGGCTGTCGGAACAGACGCCATCCTTCAAGTGCAATTGCTGGCTTCCAAAGCTCGAAGCTACGGTGTTGTAGACGTCAGTGGGATTGCAGTCGCCACTTCTCTCACGGACTGTAAATCCAGCCATATTCTCTGGAAAGACTGGAACGTTTATGGCGAATCCCGTGGTTTTATCATCGCCAGATTCGTCAGCGGTGCCCGCATGATTGCGAGTGCGATGGTTACTCAACTACCGCGTCACCCGAAGTAG
- a CDS encoding choice-of-anchor C family protein, which yields MSNTRRLMFIFLAVLLAMLLPVNQDFSQGATSLATRQDVDKAQAGLAAPDQVSLTVNGSFESGCTDPGASFVQLNAGDTCLPGWVVLPVNIHYVGSGYWEASDGSRSLDLDGAVGAAGGIRQTFSTTPGTRYKVSFDLAGNPESGPTIKSMRVSADGQSAVFNFDITGKTVRNMGWRRQTWTFTADDSSATLQFVSLNGSGWGPALDNVSVPMPVATVSAASFIQPPVAKESIVATFGEGLATGTQSASTLPLPTMLAGTTANVIDSLNKERSARIFFVSPAQINYQVPPETANGLATIAITSGNGIVSYGAAQIETVAPGLFSANTDGQGVPAGYVLRIKPDGSQVTEPIARFDPSQNKYVPLPIDLGAATDQVFLILFGTGIRYRSSLSTTMASIGGTNVPVLYAGQQSDFVGLDQVNLSLPRTLAGRNEVDLVFTADGKAANTVRLSFK from the coding sequence ATGAGTAACACAAGAAGGTTGATGTTTATCTTTCTCGCCGTATTGCTCGCAATGTTACTTCCCGTAAACCAAGACTTTTCACAAGGAGCAACCTCACTCGCCACCAGGCAAGATGTTGACAAGGCCCAAGCAGGGCTGGCTGCGCCAGATCAAGTATCGCTGACCGTGAATGGCAGCTTCGAATCGGGGTGCACCGATCCGGGCGCTTCTTTTGTTCAACTTAACGCGGGCGATACTTGTTTGCCTGGGTGGGTCGTCCTACCCGTGAACATCCATTATGTTGGCAGCGGCTACTGGGAAGCCTCCGACGGATCCAGAAGCCTGGATTTGGATGGCGCTGTTGGGGCTGCCGGGGGAATCCGCCAGACTTTCAGCACAACGCCCGGCACGCGGTACAAGGTGAGCTTCGATCTGGCCGGTAATCCTGAGTCAGGGCCGACGATCAAGAGCATGCGTGTTTCAGCCGACGGCCAATCTGCGGTATTCAATTTCGACATCACTGGGAAGACGGTCAGAAACATGGGTTGGCGGCGCCAGACGTGGACCTTTACCGCTGACGATTCATCCGCCACGCTTCAATTTGTCAGCCTGAACGGGTCAGGATGGGGGCCGGCGTTGGATAATGTGAGCGTGCCTATGCCCGTCGCGACAGTCTCAGCCGCTAGCTTCATTCAACCGCCAGTTGCCAAAGAATCTATCGTGGCCACCTTTGGTGAAGGTTTAGCTACTGGCACACAGTCAGCCTCCACTCTTCCGCTTCCAACCATGTTGGCCGGTACGACAGCCAATGTTATCGATAGTTTGAACAAAGAGCGGTCGGCTAGGATCTTCTTTGTTTCACCTGCTCAGATTAACTATCAAGTGCCGCCAGAAACTGCGAATGGTTTGGCCACTATAGCTATCACCAGCGGGAATGGCATAGTCTCGTATGGTGCAGCGCAGATCGAAACGGTCGCCCCTGGTTTATTTTCAGCCAATACCGACGGGCAAGGTGTGCCGGCGGGTTATGTGCTGAGAATCAAACCTGATGGCTCGCAGGTCACCGAACCAATCGCCCGGTTTGATCCGTCGCAAAACAAGTATGTTCCTTTGCCGATAGACCTCGGCGCGGCGACGGATCAGGTATTCCTGATTCTGTTTGGCACTGGCATTCGCTATCGCAGTTCACTCTCCACGACGATGGCCAGCATTGGCGGCACGAATGTTCCTGTGCTTTACGCCGGCCAGCAAAGTGATTTTGTCGGACTCGATCAAGTCAATCTGAGCCTGCCGCGCACTCTGGCCGGACGAAACGAAGTTGACTTGGTGTTTACGGCGGACGGTAAGGCGGCAAACACCGTGCGCCTGAGCTTCAAGTAA